The following coding sequences are from one Myxococcales bacterium window:
- a CDS encoding deoxyhypusine synthase family protein: MTTARLPLLEFVLSNYKNFNARATRDALLAYWEHIERGGKMFWAVAGAMSSAQLGLTLAPAIREGLIHGLSVTGANLEESLFRLVAHKSYKDFPEYRYFTKQDDTRILNERMRRVTDTSIPEDEAFRAVERFIVPMWKKASDDGVRRFWHEYFYDLIKMIDPSQYEGDPKASWLLAAAAANLPMVVPGYEDSTFGNIFASHVKMGDFAASIAKSGIEYMGALYDQYQELAAGEGVGFFQIGGGIAGDFPICVVPSLKYDLEAPARPWAYFCQISDSTTSYGSYSGATPNEKITWDKLTAETPMFVIESDATIVAPLMLSALLECKREPEAARALIAASRA; this comes from the coding sequence ATGACCACAGCCCGTCTGCCCCTCCTCGAGTTCGTGCTTTCCAACTACAAGAACTTCAACGCCCGCGCGACGCGTGACGCTTTGCTCGCGTACTGGGAGCACATCGAGCGGGGCGGCAAGATGTTCTGGGCCGTGGCGGGCGCCATGTCCTCGGCGCAGCTGGGGCTCACGCTGGCGCCGGCCATCCGGGAGGGCTTGATCCACGGGCTGTCGGTGACGGGCGCCAACCTCGAGGAATCGCTGTTTCGCCTGGTGGCTCACAAGAGCTACAAGGACTTTCCGGAGTACCGCTACTTCACGAAGCAGGATGACACCCGCATCCTGAACGAGCGCATGCGGCGGGTGACCGACACCAGCATCCCCGAGGACGAAGCCTTCCGTGCCGTCGAGCGCTTCATCGTGCCCATGTGGAAAAAGGCGAGCGACGACGGCGTGCGCCGGTTCTGGCACGAATATTTTTACGATCTCATCAAGATGATCGACCCCAGCCAGTACGAAGGCGATCCCAAGGCCAGCTGGCTCCTGGCGGCCGCCGCGGCCAACCTGCCGATGGTGGTTCCTGGGTACGAAGACTCGACCTTCGGGAACATCTTCGCGTCGCACGTCAAGATGGGTGACTTCGCGGCCAGCATCGCGAAGTCAGGCATCGAGTACATGGGCGCGCTTTACGATCAGTATCAGGAGCTGGCTGCGGGCGAAGGCGTGGGCTTTTTCCAGATCGGTGGAGGCATCGCGGGTGACTTCCCGATCTGCGTGGTGCCCTCGCTCAAATACGACCTCGAAGCGCCGGCGCGCCCCTGGGCTTACTTCTGCCAAATCTCGGATTCGACCACCTCGTACGGGTCGTACTCGGGCGCCACGCCCAACGAAAAGATCACGTGGGACAAGCTGACGGCCGAGACGCCGATGTTCGTCATCGAGTCGGACGCGACCATCGTGGCCCCCCTCATGTTGAGCGCGCTGCTCGAGTGCAAGCGAGAGCCCGAAGCCGCCCGCGCGCTCATCGCCGCGAGCCGCGCGTGA